In the Cryptococcus decagattii chromosome 12, complete sequence genome, one interval contains:
- a CDS encoding guanine nucleotide-binding protein subunit alpha: protein MGSCMSTPKAPKKAAETKQVHASATSSRPPQASTTATATGAGAGTSPTSATTTGIKDDTSGTNRTGTSGGQGLAAALASTEPPRPQDSKGNKDRSNQIDRQLEDDQKKIRKECKILLLGSGESGKSTIVKQMKIIHQNGYSKDELLSFRGVIYKNVLDSAQALIMAMRKIGVDPEDVNNRAYADRILEYRMDADPNAVIPSEILYNIDSLWHDPVIPSVMDRSSEFYLMDSATYFFANIRKIAAPDYVPDEADVLRARTKTTGISETRFNMGQLSIHMFDVGGQRSERKKWIHCFEAVTSIIFCVALSEYDQVLLEESGQNRMQESLVLFESVINSRWFLRTSVILFLNKIDLFKQKLPKVPLVQYFPEYTGGADINKAAKYILWRFTQTNRARLSVYPHLTQATDTSNIRLVFAAVKETILQNALRDSGIL, encoded by the exons ATGGGCAGCTGTATGTCTACTCCAAAAGCTCCCAAGAAGGCCGCAGAGACCAAGCAAGTCCATGCATCCGCTACCTCTTCCCGCCCACCACAAGCCTCAACTACAGCTACAGCCACaggtgctggtgctggtACATCACCCACCAGCGCGACAACAACTGGTATAAAGGACGACACATCAGGAACAAATAGGACAGGAACAAGTGGGGGGCAGGGGCTAGCAGCTGCTTTGGCATCTACAGAACCACCAAGACCGCAGGACTCGAAAGGGAATAAAGATAGGAGTAATCAGATAGACAGGCAACTGGAAGATgaccagaagaagattagAAAGGAGTGTAAGATCCTATTGTTAG GATCCGGTGAATCTGGAAAATCTACAATCGTCAAGCAGATGAAGATTATCCACCAAAATGGTTATTCGAAAGACGAACTGCTCTCTTTCAGAGGAGTCATCTATAAAAATGTTCTTGACTCTGCCCAGGCTTTGATTATGGCAATGAGAAAAATTGGCGTGGACCCCGAGGACGTTAACAACAGA GCATATGCCGACCGTATCCTCGAATACCGCATGGATGCCGACCCTAACGCTGTAATCCCCTCAGAAATACTGTACAACATCGACTCTCTCTGGCATGACCCTGTCATCCCCTCTGTCATGGACCGTAGCTCAGAGTTCTACCTTATGGACTCTGCAACCTACTTTTTCGCCAACATCAGGAAGATTGCAGCGCCGGATTATGTGCCCGATGAGGCCGATGTACTGAGAGCGAGGACGAAGACGACAGGTATCAGTGAGACAAGGTTCAACATGGGACAGTTGAGCATTCACATGTTCGATGTGGGTGGACAGAGAAGtgagagaaagaaatgGATCCATT GTTTCGAGGCGGTTACATCTATTATCTTCTGTGTTGCATTGTCAGAATACGATCAAGTGTTGCTAGAAGAGTCAGGACAG AACCGAATGCAAGAATCGCTGGTTCTCTTCGAGTCCGTGATCAACTCAAGATGGTTCCTGCGAACGTCGGTTATCCTTTTCCTCAACAAGATCGACTTGTTCAAGCAAAAATTACCGAAGGTCCCGCTTGTGCAGTATTTCCCTGAATATACCG GCGGGGCTGATATCAACAAGGCCGCCAAGTATATCTTGTGGAGATTCACCCAGACCAACCGAGCGAGGTTATCAGTGTACCCCCATCTCACCCAAGCGACCGACACGTCGAAC ATCCGGCTGGTATTTGCAGCTGTTAAAGAAACCATCCTCCAAAATGCTTTACGCGATTCTGGTATCTTATAA